In Streptomyces pluripotens, the genomic window CGACGACGTCACCGAGGGCTTGCTGCCGGTGAAGGCCATGTTGGGCTTCTACATCGGCGGGATGGGGCACGCTGCCCACAACTTCCACGCCGACCTGATGGCCCGCATGGGGTACGAGGAGGAGGCTCGGCGGATCCAAGAGCTGTTCCTGGCGGGGCGGCGGGCGGAGGCCGTACTGGCTGTCCCGGACGCCTTCGCGGATGAGATCTCGCTGGTCGGACCGCGCGAACGGATCGCCGAGCGGCTGGAGTTGTGGCGGGCGGGCCCAGTGACGGACCTGCTGGCCCTGGCACCGGACCCGCACAGCCTCAGGGTACTGGCGGAGTTGAACTCCTGAGCTCGGGAGAACGGGGAGGCGGAGGACGGTTGTTCCGTTCCCTGATCGCGGCGGGGTCGAGCGTCCCGGTCAACGGCAGCAGTCGGGATCCAGACCGGACGGCAGGCGTTCGCCGCCGAAGACGGCGCACGTGGCGTCGTGGCCGCCCAGGGCCGCGACCGCCAGCAGTAGGGAGCCCGCCGTCCAGGCGGTCAGTTCCCGGGGCCAGATCGCGTCGTCCTCGAAGACGTAACCCGTCCAGTACAGACCGCTGTGCGGATCGCGCAGGTGCTGGATGGACTGCAGGATCTCCAACGCACGATCGGACTCGCCCACCGCCCAAAGGGCCAGGGCGAGTTCACTGGATTCGCCGCCGGTCACCCACGGGTTGGGGGCCACGCAGCGCACGCCGAAGCCGGGGACGACGAAACGGCTCCAGTCGGCCTCGATGCGGGCCTTGGCCTCCGTCCCGGTGAGCGCGCCGCCGAGGACCGGGTAGTACCAGTCCATCGAGTAGCGACCCTTGTCGAGGAAGCGTTCCGGATGGCGGCGGATCGCGTGGCGCAGTGCCCCCGCGGCCAACTCCCAGTCCGGCTGGGGCTCCTCCCGCTGCTCGGCGATGGCCAGCGCGCAGCGCAGTGCGTGGTGGATGGAGGAGCTGCCGGTGAGCAGGGCGTCGGTCGAGGGCGTGCCGTCGTCCGCGCGGCGCCAGCCGATCTGCCCGCCGGGCTGCTGCAGCCGCAACACCCACTCGACGGCCCCGTAGACGCACGGCCACATGCGGTCCAGGAACGTGTCGTCACCGGTGGCGAGGTAGTGGTGCCAGACGCCTACGGCTATGTAGGCGACGAAGTTGGACTCGCGGGCCCGGTCGGTGACGTCGTCGTGGGCACCGTCGGCGTAGGCCGCGTACCAGGAGCCGTCCGCGTTCTGGTGCCGGGCGAGCCAGGCGTACGCCCGCCCGGCGGCCTCGTGTTCACCGGCCGCGTCCAGCGCCATGGCCGCCTCGGTGTGGTCCCAGGGGTCGAGGTGGTGACCACGGAACCAGGGGATCGCGCCGTCCTCCCGCTGCACGGCGAGGATGCCGCGAACGGTCGCGGCAGCCTGCTCGGAGGTGAGGACCCCGGGTAGGACCAGGTGTTCCGTCCGGGGGGTGGTCACTTGGCGGCCGCCTCGGGGGTCTCGGAGGCGGCGCCACCGGAGACCGGAGGAAGATGCGGCTTTGTCGCGTACACCACGAAGCTCTTGCCGATCAGCGGGTTCAGCGCCTGTTCGGCGACGCGCGTGGCGAGCGGCTTCTTCATGATGTCCCAGACCAGCAGCTTGTGGTACGCCCGCACCGGCAGCGCCCTGTCGTTGTCCACGCCGAAGGCGCACTTCAGCCACCAGTACGGCGAGTGCAGGGCATGGGCGTGGTGGCTGCCGTACGGCCTCAGCCCCGCCTCGCGGACCCTGTTGACCAGTTCGTCGGCCTTGTAGATGCGGATGTGGCCGCCCTCGACCTCGTGGTAGGCGTCGGACAGCGTCCAGCAGACCTTCTCGGGCCCGTAACGCGGCACGGTGATCGCGATGCGCCCACCGGGCCTGAGTACCCGGACCATCTCGGCCAGGACACCCTTGTCGTCGGGAATGTGCTCCATCACCTCGGAGATGATGACGACGTCGAACGACTCGTCCGGGAACGGCAGTGCGAGGGCATCGCCCTCCATGGCGGTGGCGGTGGCCCCGGCGGGTGCCTCCCCGGCCTCTTTCATCGCCGCGAACCACTTGGCGACCTCGCGGATCTCCTCGCCGTTCTGGTCGAGGGCCACCACCTGTGCGCCGCGCCGGTAGCACTCGAAGGCGTGCCGTCCGGCACCGCAGCCGAGGTCCAGGACACGATCGCCGGGGGCGAGCGGGAACCGGGAGAAGTCGACGGTCAGCACGTGGCCCTGCTTTCGGTGTAGACGCCTGTTGCGGCCGCGGCGCGGCCCGGGTTCTGCGGCCTGGGGCGCAGGCCGCCGGAGCGGGCGATGGCCTCGCGGTAGCGGGCCACGGTGCCCTCGGCGGCCCGCGCCCAGGTGAAGCGGTCGAGTACCCGCTCCCGGCCCGCCGCGCCCAGTCGGGCCCGCAACGCACGGTCGCCGAGCAGCCGACCGAGCCCGGTGGCCAAGGCGCCCGCGTCCCCGGGCGGCACGGCCAGGCAGGTCTCGCCGTCGCGGCCCGCGACCTCGGGGATCGCACCGCCGGTGGTGGCGAGCAGCGGGGTACCGGTGGCCATGGCCTCGGCAGCGGGCAGCGAGAAGCCCTCGTACAGGGAGGGCACGCAGGCGATTTCAGCCGAGCGGATGAGGTCGACTAGTTCGGCGTCGGAGATGCCCTTGACGAACTCGACGGAGCCTTCGAGGCCATAACGCTCGATCGCCTGGGCGACCGGACCCTCCTGCGGGCGTTTGCCGACCACGACGAGGTGTGCGGCCGGATGTTCCGTGCGCACCTTGGCGAGCGCCTCCACCAGGAACACCAGGCCCTTGAGGGGCACATCGGCGCTGGAGGTGGTGACGATCCGGCCGGGAACCTCGGGGACCGCCGGATTCGGCGCGAACAGATCGGTGTCGGCACCGATGTGGACGACCCCGATCCGGTCGCCGCGGACGCCGAGGTGGTCCACGATCTCCTGCCGGGAGGTGCCGGAGACGGTGAGCACCGAGGGCAGACGGCGGGCGACGCGCTTCTGCATCCGGGTGAAGGCGTACCAACGGCGCACCGAGTAGCGGCGCTGCCAGCCCTCTGCCGCGTCCAGCTCCAACTGCCGGTCGACGGTGATGGGGTGGTGGATGGTGGTGACCAGGGGGGCGCCGATGTCGCCCAACAGCCCGTACCCGAGGGTCTGGTTGTCGTGTACGACGTCGAACTCGCCGCGGCGGGCGCGCAGGAGGCGGCGGGCCCGCAGCGAGAAGGTCAGCGGCTCGGGGAAGCCGCCGGTCCACATCGTCGCCACTTCCAAGCCGTCGATCCAGTCCCGGTACTCGTGCCGCCCCGGGGTGCGGAAGGGGTCGGGCTGGCGGTAGAGGTCGAGGCTGGAGAGCTCGGTGAGGGTGAGTCCGGGGCACCCCTCGTCGAGCACGGGGTACGGCTGGGAGCCGATGACCTCCACCC contains:
- a CDS encoding prenyltransferase translates to MTTPRTEHLVLPGVLTSEQAAATVRGILAVQREDGAIPWFRGHHLDPWDHTEAAMALDAAGEHEAAGRAYAWLARHQNADGSWYAAYADGAHDDVTDRARESNFVAYIAVGVWHHYLATGDDTFLDRMWPCVYGAVEWVLRLQQPGGQIGWRRADDGTPSTDALLTGSSSIHHALRCALAIAEQREEPQPDWELAAGALRHAIRRHPERFLDKGRYSMDWYYPVLGGALTGTEAKARIEADWSRFVVPGFGVRCVAPNPWVTGGESSELALALWAVGESDRALEILQSIQHLRDPHSGLYWTGYVFEDDAIWPRELTAWTAGSLLLAVAALGGHDATCAVFGGERLPSGLDPDCCR
- a CDS encoding class I SAM-dependent methyltransferase, which codes for MLTVDFSRFPLAPGDRVLDLGCGAGRHAFECYRRGAQVVALDQNGEEIREVAKWFAAMKEAGEAPAGATATAMEGDALALPFPDESFDVVIISEVMEHIPDDKGVLAEMVRVLRPGGRIAITVPRYGPEKVCWTLSDAYHEVEGGHIRIYKADELVNRVREAGLRPYGSHHAHALHSPYWWLKCAFGVDNDRALPVRAYHKLLVWDIMKKPLATRVAEQALNPLIGKSFVVYATKPHLPPVSGGAASETPEAAAK
- a CDS encoding glycosyltransferase family 4 protein, encoding MTAEAREAGAREDSASDGERPLDIALLTYKGNPFCGGQGVYVRHLSRELARLGHRVEVIGSQPYPVLDEGCPGLTLTELSSLDLYRQPDPFRTPGRHEYRDWIDGLEVATMWTGGFPEPLTFSLRARRLLRARRGEFDVVHDNQTLGYGLLGDIGAPLVTTIHHPITVDRQLELDAAEGWQRRYSVRRWYAFTRMQKRVARRLPSVLTVSGTSRQEIVDHLGVRGDRIGVVHIGADTDLFAPNPAVPEVPGRIVTTSSADVPLKGLVFLVEALAKVRTEHPAAHLVVVGKRPQEGPVAQAIERYGLEGSVEFVKGISDAELVDLIRSAEIACVPSLYEGFSLPAAEAMATGTPLLATTGGAIPEVAGRDGETCLAVPPGDAGALATGLGRLLGDRALRARLGAAGRERVLDRFTWARAAEGTVARYREAIARSGGLRPRPQNPGRAAAATGVYTESRATC